The following proteins come from a genomic window of Coregonus clupeaformis isolate EN_2021a chromosome 2, ASM2061545v1, whole genome shotgun sequence:
- the LOC121535348 gene encoding fibroblast growth factor-binding protein 2-like yields MWTRASALLLLACCLWAVEGQNENSNGNTRAGNGGGAAAAAENRKSVWEDPIQFNNKAKDLCTMSVTGQGDVTRLRISCQGAERTYWCEYTGKPQMCRAYNNNPRHYFTQIMWDLRKLQNACQAPKAIKPQMCKRAPEDTQMLFSASSTPEAASAATPQKPEKAQEPTQVKPETPKAPIVKQAKLAATKPEAKPTKPELARPEQAPTKPVQSRPVQAKPEQAKPAAAKPAGSKPAGAKPVKPAVNKTLKKLLTPKPTTPKPTKPTVKSNAKKIAQEYCWRSLQGICSYVIGWFQN; encoded by the coding sequence ATGTGGACTCGGGCTAGCGCACTGCTGCTCCTCGCCTGCTGCCTCTGGGCAGTGGAGGGTCAGAACGAGAACAGCAATGGCAACACAAGGGCAGGCAATGGtggtggtgctgctgctgctgcagagaACAGGAAGAGTGTCTGGGAGGACCCCATCCAGTTCAACAACAAGGCAAAGGACTTGTGCACCATGAGTGTCACCGGCCAGGGAGATGTCACCAGGCTGAGGATATCGTGCCAGGGTGCCGAGAGAACCTACTGGTGCGAGTACACGGGCAAGCCCCAGATGTGCCGTGCCTACAACAACAACCCTCGCCACTATTTCACCCAGATCATGTGGGACCTAAGGAAACTCCAGAACGCCTGCCAGGCACCCAAGGCTATCAAGCCTCAGATGTGCAAGAGGGCACCGGAAGACACCCAGATGTTGTTCTCCGCTTCCTCCACGCCAGAGGCAGCATCAGCAGCCACCCCCCAAAAGCCGGAGAAAGCCCAGGAGCCAACCCAGGTGAAACCAGAGACCCCCAAGGCACCGATCGTCAAGCAGGCTAAGCTAGCCGCAACCAAGCCTGAGGCTAAACCAACAAAACCAGAGCTGGCAAGACCAGAGCAGGCACCTACAAAGCCAGTGCAATCCAGACCTGTGCAGGCAAAACCAGAGCAGGCAAAACCAGCAGCTGCAAAACCAGCAGGATCAAAACCAGCAGGAGCAAAACCAGTCAAGCCAGCAGTGAACAAGACACTGAAAAAGCTTCTGACACCCAAACCAACCACTCCAAAACCAACCAAACCCACTGTCAAGAGCAATGCCAAAAAGATTGCACAAGAGTATTGTTGGCGGTCACTCCAAGGCATCTGTTCCTATGTCATTGGTTGGTTTCAGAACTAA